A stretch of Deltaproteobacteria bacterium DNA encodes these proteins:
- a CDS encoding ABC transporter permease translates to MIYGFLGNVGNRTLTAMAGLSHASRLINETIYWLFAGPLKKKGFRWTSTVDQMVLIGYEAVPIVSLISLAVGVIMALQAAYQLRRVGALIYVADLVGISMTRELGPLLTAIIVAGRSGSAFAAEIGSMKVAEEIDALVAMGLSPIKFMVVPKITAIMVMLPGLVLISDFVGIAGGFLVAVGSLNLNFERYFNQTANALVLSDVLSGLIKGLVFSLIIGFVGCHQGFSVDGGAEGVGLRTTRSVVTCIFLIILADCFFTVLFYLFG, encoded by the coding sequence ATGATATACGGATTCCTCGGCAATGTGGGCAACAGGACTCTGACCGCCATGGCGGGCCTGAGCCACGCTTCCAGGCTCATAAACGAAACGATCTATTGGCTTTTCGCCGGTCCTCTCAAGAAAAAAGGCTTCCGCTGGACGAGCACCGTGGACCAGATGGTCTTGATCGGCTATGAGGCCGTCCCCATCGTCAGCCTCATCTCCCTGGCGGTCGGCGTCATCATGGCCCTCCAGGCGGCCTACCAGCTGAGAAGGGTAGGAGCCCTCATCTATGTAGCCGATCTCGTCGGCATTTCCATGACCCGAGAGCTGGGTCCCCTCCTGACCGCGATCATAGTCGCCGGGAGAAGCGGTTCGGCTTTCGCCGCCGAGATCGGTTCCATGAAGGTCGCCGAAGAGATAGACGCCCTCGTGGCCATGGGACTCAGTCCGATAAAGTTCATGGTCGTCCCGAAGATAACGGCGATCATGGTCATGCTCCCCGGATTGGTTCTCATCTCGGACTTCGTCGGAATCGCGGGCGGGTTTCTCGTCGCCGTGGGAAGCCTCAACCTGAATTTCGAGAGGTATTTCAACCAGACAGCGAATGCTCTCGTTCTCAGCGATGTGCTGAGCGGTTTGATAAAGGGACTGGTCTTCTCGCTGATCATCGGGTTTGTCGGCTGCCACCAGGGGTTCAGCGTCGACGGTGGAGCCGAGGGCGTGGGCTTGCGGACAACACGGTCCGTGGTGACATGCATTTTCCTGATCATCCTTGCGGATTGCTTTTTCACGGTTCTCTTCTATCTTTTCGGTTAG
- a CDS encoding ABC transporter ATP-binding protein, protein MPDPIVQVIDLVASYGERRVLEGVSFHIPRGEITVIAGSSGCGKTTLLRHMVGLLKPESGRILVRGEDIVAMSENELNRVRTRQGVLFQGGGLLNSMTLADNVALPLREHTSLEESTIRIMTRMKLELVGLLGFDGFLPSQISGGMKKRAGLARAISMDPEILYFDEPTAGLDPGTSAEMDELILKLKKTFRMTIVAVTHELPSIKTIADRVIMLDQGRVIFCGTLQEILASADPTVRRFLDRKPVHGVYDSESYLDAIAGVDI, encoded by the coding sequence GTGCCGGATCCGATCGTCCAGGTGATAGACCTTGTAGCCTCTTACGGGGAACGGAGGGTTCTAGAGGGGGTCTCCTTCCACATCCCCAGAGGAGAGATCACCGTCATAGCGGGGAGCAGCGGCTGTGGCAAGACCACCCTCCTGCGCCACATGGTGGGCCTCCTCAAACCCGAGTCGGGCCGGATCCTTGTCAGGGGAGAAGATATCGTGGCAATGTCCGAAAACGAGCTCAACCGGGTAAGGACTCGCCAGGGCGTGCTTTTCCAGGGAGGAGGCTTGCTGAATTCAATGACTCTGGCCGACAATGTGGCCCTTCCCCTCAGGGAACACACATCACTGGAGGAAAGCACCATCCGGATCATGACCCGGATGAAACTGGAACTGGTCGGTCTCCTGGGTTTTGACGGTTTTCTCCCGTCTCAAATCAGTGGCGGGATGAAGAAACGGGCAGGGCTTGCCAGGGCCATCTCGATGGACCCGGAGATTCTCTATTTTGATGAGCCCACCGCGGGTCTCGACCCGGGAACCTCCGCGGAAATGGACGAACTGATTCTGAAACTCAAAAAGACGTTCAGAATGACCATCGTGGCAGTGACCCATGAACTTCCCAGCATCAAGACCATTGCGGACAGAGTGATCATGCTGGACCAGGGCAGGGTGATCTTTTGCGGAACCCTCCAGGAGATCCTGGCCTCCGCCGACCCCACTGTGCGTCGATTCCTCGACAGGAAGCCGGTGCACGGGGTCTATGACAGCGAAAGCTACCTTGATGCCATAGCAGGAGTCGATATCTGA
- a CDS encoding ATP-binding protein gives MNGIFEIRTLSDPRLLSAVRSATGRIALVAGFESKQIEQIKLAVDEICTNIIRHTYRADPGQEMILDYRLIENGLEIHIQDFGQKVDPRLLERPRPSGLKPGGLGLSLVRSALDEFEFGLPSPVGNRYRLVKYRGDEEDL, from the coding sequence ATGAATGGGATCTTCGAGATACGAACCTTGAGCGACCCTCGGCTTCTAAGCGCGGTACGGTCAGCCACGGGTCGGATCGCTCTTGTCGCTGGATTTGAATCCAAACAGATAGAACAGATCAAGTTGGCGGTGGACGAGATCTGTACGAATATCATCCGCCATACCTACAGGGCCGATCCCGGGCAGGAGATGATCCTCGACTATAGACTCATCGAAAACGGGCTCGAGATTCATATTCAGGACTTCGGCCAGAAGGTTGACCCCCGTCTCCTGGAAAGGCCGAGACCCAGCGGGCTCAAACCGGGAGGCCTCGGGCTCTCCCTGGTACGGTCGGCCCTGGACGAATTCGAATTCGGCTTGCCCTCACCCGTGGGAAATCGCTACAGACTCGTAAAGTACAGGGGAGATGAGGAGGACTTATGA
- a CDS encoding MCE family protein: MNHRKEEIKAGLVVVAALLIFGAMVVFIGGSGFWESLDTYRIRFSAVGGLEKGGSVRLGGLRVGRVLSIAVSGEDASKIEVTIGVKPGTPIYRGAVARVQTLGLVGDYYVLLTQEPGATDPLPPRSMIPSRDMVEMGDLLAQAAELSQTLNTSIQRVIHAVNRILNEENLMAVQQTLHSVNRLAVEGEKSLSTLTLEVENLLKGLNTAVGHVDGLVVKNSRTVRRTLLAVRRSAERLDALSRTLAQTVAENREDLRSTLATVKEDSRKAGDLIDNLNGRISITGDYLEDTMANLLEVSEQLRLLSSQLKRQPWRLIYREKAKR; encoded by the coding sequence ATGAACCACAGGAAAGAGGAGATAAAGGCCGGACTTGTCGTTGTCGCTGCGCTCCTGATATTCGGTGCCATGGTCGTCTTCATCGGTGGATCGGGATTCTGGGAGAGCCTCGACACCTATCGTATCCGGTTTTCCGCAGTCGGCGGTCTGGAAAAGGGAGGCTCTGTCCGCCTGGGTGGGCTTCGGGTGGGCCGGGTACTGTCCATAGCCGTGAGTGGTGAAGACGCCTCCAAGATCGAAGTTACCATAGGGGTGAAGCCCGGAACTCCCATCTATCGAGGCGCCGTGGCAAGGGTGCAGACCCTCGGCCTCGTAGGTGATTACTATGTTCTTCTTACCCAGGAGCCCGGAGCCACCGATCCCCTTCCTCCTCGCAGTATGATTCCCTCCCGGGATATGGTGGAGATGGGAGACCTGCTGGCCCAGGCGGCCGAGCTCTCCCAGACGCTCAACACCTCCATCCAACGGGTCATCCATGCGGTCAACCGGATTTTGAACGAAGAGAATCTCATGGCCGTGCAGCAGACCCTCCACTCGGTCAACAGGCTGGCGGTTGAGGGAGAGAAGAGCCTCTCAACCCTGACCCTTGAGGTGGAGAACCTTCTAAAGGGTCTCAACACGGCGGTGGGCCATGTAGACGGGCTCGTTGTCAAGAACAGCCGCACCGTCCGGCGGACCCTTCTGGCTGTCAGGAGGTCTGCGGAACGCCTCGATGCCCTTTCACGCACTCTCGCTCAGACCGTGGCAGAGAATCGAGAGGATCTGCGGTCCACTCTCGCCACTGTCAAGGAGGACTCTCGGAAAGCAGGAGATCTCATCGACAACCTCAACGGCCGCATCTCTATCACCGGTGACTATCTCGAGGACACCATGGCCAATCTCCTGGAGGTCTCCGAGCAGTTGAGGCTCCTCTCGAGTCAACTCAAAAGGCAGCCGTGGCGACTGATCTACCGCGAAAAGGCAAAAAGATGA
- a CDS encoding STAS domain-containing protein encodes MKVSTVLTDGAAIVSVHGEVDLYSSPGLRQEIVQWAQKRIRSLIVDLGGVTYMDSSGIATLVEGFQLTKTYGGRFSIASPGPAIQEVLRFAHLDRIFHIFGTVEEALKRP; translated from the coding sequence ATGAAAGTCAGCACGGTCTTGACCGATGGAGCCGCTATTGTCTCGGTCCACGGTGAAGTGGATCTCTACTCATCCCCTGGGCTCCGCCAGGAGATCGTTCAGTGGGCCCAGAAAAGGATCCGCTCCCTCATCGTCGATCTCGGCGGCGTCACCTATATGGACAGTTCCGGGATCGCCACCCTTGTGGAAGGGTTCCAGCTCACCAAGACCTACGGGGGAAGGTTCAGCATCGCCAGTCCGGGCCCTGCGATCCAGGAAGTACTGAGATTCGCCCATCTGGACAGAATCTTCCATATTTTCGGTACCGTGGAAGAGGCCTTGAAGAGACCATGA